Proteins from a genomic interval of Kaistia defluvii:
- a CDS encoding type II toxin-antitoxin system Phd/YefM family antitoxin, translating into MTTTTLTSREFNQDTSRARKAANEGPVIITDRGRPAHVLLSIEEYRRLTGKGMSLLEALAQTDEGSDFEFDPPKMGGGWLKPVDFE; encoded by the coding sequence GTGACCACCACCACCCTGACCAGTCGCGAGTTCAATCAGGACACGAGCCGCGCCAGGAAGGCGGCAAACGAGGGACCCGTCATCATCACCGATCGCGGGCGACCGGCGCATGTCCTGCTTTCAATCGAGGAATATCGCCGCCTCACGGGCAAGGGCATGTCGCTGCTGGAGGCGCTGGCCCAGACGGACGAGGGCAGCGACTTTGAGTTTGATCCGCCCAAAATGGGCGGAGGATGGCTCAAGCCTGTCGATTTCGAATAG